The following coding sequences are from one Saccopteryx bilineata isolate mSacBil1 chromosome 3, mSacBil1_pri_phased_curated, whole genome shotgun sequence window:
- the LOC136330772 gene encoding histone H3-like, translating to MARTKQTARKSTGGKAPRKQLATKAARKSAPATGGVKKPHRYRPGTVALREIRRYQKSTELLIRKLPFQRLVREIAQDFKTDLRFQSSAVMALQEAEATEAYLVGLFEDTNLCAIHAKRVTIMPKDIQLARRIRGERA from the coding sequence ATGGCGCGAACAAAGCAGACTGCTCGCAAGTCAACCGGCGGCAAAGCTCCCCGGAAGCAACTGGCCACCAAAGCGGCTCGGAAGAGCGCGCCGGCTACCGGTGGTGTGAAGAAGCCACATCGTTACCGCCCAGGCACCGTGGCGCTGCGCGAGATCCGGCGGTACCAGAAGTCCACCGAGTTGCTGATCCGTAAGCTTCCATTCCAGCGCCTGGTGCGCGAGATCGCACAGGATTTCAAGACCGACCTCCGCTTCCAGAGTTCGGCCGTGATGGCGCTGCAGGAGGCGGAGGCGACCGAGGCCTACCTGGTGGGGCTGTTCGAAGACACAAATCTGTGTGCCATCCATGCCAAGCGCGTGACTATCATGCCCAAAGACATCCAGCTGGCTCGCCGCATCCGCGGGGAGCGGGCTTAA
- the LOC136330773 gene encoding histone H2B type 2-F — protein sequence MPDPAKSAPAPKKGSKKAVTKVQKKDGKKRKRSRKESYSVYVYKVLKQVHPDTGISSKAMGIMNSFVNDIFERIAGEASRLAHYNKRSTITSREIQTAVRLLLPGELAKHAVSEGTKAVTKYTSSK from the coding sequence ATGCCGGACCCAGCAAAATCTGCTCCTGCTCCTAAGAAAGGCTCCAAAAAGGCCGTTACAAAAGTGCAGAAGAAGGATGGGAAAAAGCGTAAACGTAGCCGGAAGGAGAGCTATTCTGTTTACGTGTACAAAGTGCTGAAGCAAGTTCACCCAGACACTGGCATCTCCTCCAAGGCCATGGGCATCATGAACTCTTTCGTCAACGATATCTTCGAGCGCATTGCTGGTGAGGCCTCCCGCCTGGCTCATTACAACAAGCGCTCCACCATCACCTCCCGGGAGATCCAGACGGCCGTGCGTCTGCTGCTGCCCGGCGAGCTGGCCAAGCACGCCGTGTCTGAGGGCACCAAGGCCGTCACCAAGTACACCAGTTCGAAGTAA